In a genomic window of Micromonospora cremea:
- a CDS encoding NAD+ synthase has protein sequence MPTLRLALSQVNPSVGDLAGNADLVRSWTRQAADAGAQLVLFPEMMLTGYPVEDLVFRRSFVAASRAALERLAADLAADGLGELPVVVGYLDADGPPQVSGDAEPGRGARNAAALLHRGEVAARYFKHHLPNYGVFDEDRYFIPGNALTVVRIGGVDVALTICEDLWQAGGPFAAARQAGVGLVVNINGSPYELNKDDIRLPLVRRRAAEAGAAIAYVNMIGGQDELVFEGDSMIVAADGELLTRAPQFVEHLLVHDLELPAAATPPAPEAVADGMRVVHSTLDAIPPTPSGPVAIGGLIEPVADEAEVWQALVLGLRDYVNKNRFPSVVLGLSGGIDSAVVAALAVDALGPDRVVGVSLPSQHSSEHSREDAADLAKRTGLDYRVEPIQPMVDGFLANLSLSGVAVENLQARVRGVILMALSNQEGHLVLTTGNKSELAVGYSTLYGDSVGGFNPIKDVWKTLVWRLAKWRNADAVRRGETAPIPENSIGKPPSAELSPGQLDSDTLPDYDVLDPILIGYVDGDLGRDGLVESGHDPAVVDKVLRLVDTAEYKRRQSAPGAKISMKAFGRDRRLPITNRWREHG, from the coding sequence ATGCCCACCCTGCGTCTCGCCCTGTCCCAGGTCAACCCGAGCGTCGGCGACCTCGCCGGCAACGCCGACCTGGTCCGCAGCTGGACACGCCAGGCCGCCGACGCCGGCGCCCAGCTGGTGCTGTTCCCGGAGATGATGCTGACCGGCTACCCGGTCGAGGACCTGGTCTTCCGGCGGTCCTTCGTCGCCGCGTCCCGGGCCGCCCTGGAGCGGCTCGCCGCCGACCTCGCCGCGGACGGCCTCGGCGAGCTGCCGGTGGTGGTCGGCTACCTGGACGCCGACGGGCCGCCGCAGGTCAGCGGGGACGCCGAGCCGGGCCGGGGTGCCCGCAACGCCGCCGCGCTGCTGCACCGGGGCGAGGTGGCCGCCCGCTACTTCAAGCACCACCTGCCCAACTACGGCGTCTTCGACGAGGACCGCTACTTCATCCCCGGTAACGCGCTGACCGTCGTGCGGATCGGCGGGGTGGACGTCGCGCTGACCATCTGCGAGGACCTGTGGCAGGCCGGCGGGCCGTTCGCCGCCGCCCGGCAGGCCGGGGTCGGCCTGGTGGTCAACATCAACGGCTCGCCGTACGAGCTGAACAAGGACGACATCCGGCTGCCGCTGGTCCGCCGCCGGGCCGCCGAGGCCGGCGCCGCCATCGCGTACGTCAACATGATCGGCGGCCAGGACGAGTTGGTCTTCGAGGGCGACTCGATGATCGTGGCCGCCGACGGTGAGCTGCTCACCCGGGCCCCGCAGTTCGTCGAGCACCTGCTCGTGCACGATCTCGAGCTGCCGGCCGCCGCCACGCCGCCGGCCCCGGAGGCCGTCGCGGACGGCATGCGGGTGGTGCACAGCACGCTGGACGCCATTCCGCCCACGCCGTCCGGCCCGGTCGCGATCGGCGGGCTGATCGAGCCGGTGGCCGACGAGGCCGAGGTGTGGCAGGCGCTGGTGCTCGGCCTGCGCGACTACGTCAACAAGAACCGGTTCCCGTCGGTGGTGCTCGGCCTTTCCGGCGGCATCGACTCCGCGGTGGTGGCCGCGCTCGCCGTCGACGCGCTCGGCCCGGACCGGGTGGTCGGGGTCTCGCTGCCCAGCCAGCACTCCTCGGAGCACTCCCGGGAGGACGCCGCCGACCTGGCCAAGCGCACCGGGCTGGACTACCGGGTGGAGCCGATCCAGCCGATGGTGGACGGCTTCCTGGCCAACCTGTCGCTGTCCGGGGTGGCGGTGGAGAACCTCCAGGCCCGGGTACGCGGCGTCATCCTGATGGCCCTGTCGAACCAGGAGGGCCACCTGGTGCTGACCACAGGCAACAAGAGCGAGCTGGCGGTCGGCTACTCCACCCTGTACGGCGACTCGGTGGGCGGCTTCAACCCCATCAAGGACGTCTGGAAGACGCTGGTCTGGCGGCTGGCGAAGTGGCGCAACGCGGACGCGGTCCGGCGGGGCGAGACCGCCCCGATCCCGGAGAACTCGATCGGCAAGCCGCCGAGCGCCGAGCTGAGCCCGGGCCAGCTGGACAGCGACACCCTGCCCGACTACGACGTGCTGGACCCGATCCTGATCGGCTACGTCGACGGCGACCTCGGTCGGGACGGGCTGGTCGAGTCGGGCCACGATCCGGCGGTCGTGGACAAGGTGCTGCGCCTGGTGGATACCGCCGAGTACAAGCGACGGCAGTCCGCTCCGGGCGCGAAGATCTCGATGAAGGCGTTCGGGCGGGACCGCCGGCTGCCGATCACCAACCGGTGGCGCGAGCACGGCTGA
- the panB gene encoding 3-methyl-2-oxobutanoate hydroxymethyltransferase translates to MVESTPNEVIALYGGPATRRVRTRDLIAAKERGERWPMLTSYDQYTAAIFDQAGVPVLLVGDSAANNVFGYETTLPVTADELLPLVRAVVRATRHALIVGDLPFGSYEEGPTQALRTAVRFMKEGGCHAVKLEGGRRCAAQIAAIVGAGIPVMAHIGFTPQSEHTLGGYRVQGRGDAADEVLADARAVAEAGAFAVVLEMVPGEVAKQVTHELPIPTVGIGAGPATDAQVLVWQDMAGLRTGKAPRFVKRYADLAGALTDATRQFADEVRGGGFPAAEHTF, encoded by the coding sequence ATGGTGGAGTCCACTCCGAACGAGGTGATCGCCCTGTACGGCGGGCCGGCCACGCGACGAGTCCGCACCCGCGACCTGATCGCCGCCAAGGAGCGCGGCGAACGGTGGCCGATGCTCACCTCGTACGACCAGTACACGGCGGCGATCTTCGACCAGGCCGGAGTCCCGGTGCTGTTGGTCGGCGACTCGGCCGCGAACAACGTGTTCGGCTACGAGACCACCCTGCCGGTCACCGCCGACGAACTGCTTCCGCTGGTGCGGGCCGTGGTACGGGCCACCCGGCACGCACTCATCGTCGGCGACCTGCCGTTCGGCTCGTACGAGGAGGGCCCGACTCAGGCGCTGCGCACCGCGGTGCGGTTCATGAAGGAGGGTGGCTGCCACGCGGTGAAGCTGGAGGGTGGCCGCCGCTGCGCAGCGCAGATCGCCGCGATCGTCGGCGCGGGCATCCCGGTGATGGCGCACATCGGCTTCACCCCGCAGAGCGAGCACACCCTGGGCGGTTACCGGGTGCAGGGCCGGGGCGACGCGGCCGACGAGGTGCTGGCCGACGCCCGTGCGGTGGCCGAGGCGGGCGCGTTCGCGGTGGTACTGGAGATGGTGCCGGGTGAGGTCGCCAAGCAGGTCACCCACGAGCTGCCGATCCCCACGGTCGGCATCGGGGCGGGCCCGGCCACCGACGCGCAGGTGCTGGTCTGGCAGGACATGGCCGGCCTGCGTACCGGCAAGGCACCACGCTTCGTGAAGCGGTACGCGGACCTGGCCGGTGCCCTCACCGACGCCACCCGCCAATTCGCCGACGAGGTCCGCGGCGGCGGGTTCCCGGCCGCCGAGCACACCTTCTAG
- the npdG gene encoding NADPH-dependent F420 reductase, whose protein sequence is MAYDASTLPDVSGLTVGIIGGTGDQGRGLAYRFARAGQTVLIGSRSAERAAESAAEIAALPRMPADASITGAANDEVARRSDVVIIAVPWDGHAATVAALAEPLAGTIVVDCVNPLGFDKQGPYALTVPEGSAVQQAAALLPDSRVCAAFNHVSAPLLANPEVDRIDLDVLICTEDRELVDVVGALAARIPGMRGIYAGRLRNAHQIEAFTANLIAINKRYKAHAGIRVTDL, encoded by the coding sequence ATGGCATACGACGCGAGCACGCTGCCCGACGTGTCTGGGCTGACGGTCGGCATCATCGGTGGCACCGGCGACCAGGGGCGCGGCCTCGCCTACCGGTTCGCCCGGGCCGGGCAGACGGTGCTGATCGGCTCCCGGTCCGCGGAGCGCGCCGCCGAATCCGCCGCCGAGATCGCCGCCCTGCCCCGGATGCCGGCCGACGCCAGCATCACCGGTGCCGCCAACGACGAGGTGGCCCGCCGCAGCGACGTGGTCATCATCGCGGTGCCGTGGGACGGGCACGCCGCGACCGTCGCCGCCCTCGCCGAACCGCTCGCCGGCACGATCGTCGTCGACTGCGTCAACCCGCTCGGCTTCGACAAGCAGGGCCCGTACGCGCTGACCGTCCCCGAGGGCAGCGCCGTGCAGCAGGCCGCCGCGTTGCTGCCCGACTCCCGCGTCTGCGCGGCGTTCAACCACGTCAGCGCTCCGCTGCTGGCCAACCCCGAAGTCGACCGGATCGACCTGGACGTGCTGATCTGCACCGAGGACCGCGAGTTGGTCGACGTGGTCGGCGCACTCGCCGCCCGGATCCCCGGGATGCGCGGCATCTACGCCGGCCGGCTGCGCAACGCCCACCAGATCGAGGCGTTCACCGCCAACCTGATCGCCATCAACAAGCGGTACAAGGCCCACGCCGGCATCCGCGTCACCGACCTCTGA
- a CDS encoding RNB domain-containing ribonuclease has translation MVIRRVLAPRIDFGALRRELSLPEGFPAAAQKEADEAAAAPPRPPVDRTDVPFVTVDPATSRDLDQAMHLARRPGGGYRVRYAIADVAAHVDPGGALEAETWRRGQTIYLPDGHVPLHPLTLSEGAASLLPDDDRAAVVWTIDLDADGGTVAVELERALVRSRAKLDYTGVQAAADAGRLPEPIALLPEIGDRLTARGLHRGAINLPLPEQDVEPDGDGWRLVLRGPVPMEEHNAQISLLTGMAAADIMLAGRIGLLRTMPAPKPEAVQRLRAAAAPLGVHWPDDAGPGEVIAGLDAAQPRAAAFIDQAAELMRGAAYTAFDGTVPEQPEHGGVAAAYAHVTAPLRRLADRYATEVCLALHAGRPVPDWVRAALPRLPEVMATTDRTASAASRGAVELAEAVLLAHRVGETFDAAVLDVDAPPNGRSRPRPPGGTVALDAPPVRARCLGELPLGERVRVRLVTADPAARTVLFELA, from the coding sequence GTGGTCATCCGACGCGTACTCGCGCCCCGCATCGACTTCGGCGCGCTGCGCCGCGAACTCAGCCTGCCCGAGGGCTTTCCGGCCGCCGCCCAGAAGGAGGCCGACGAGGCGGCCGCCGCGCCGCCGCGGCCGCCCGTCGATCGCACCGACGTGCCGTTCGTGACCGTCGACCCGGCCACCTCCCGGGACCTGGACCAGGCGATGCACCTCGCCCGTCGCCCGGGTGGCGGCTACCGGGTGCGGTACGCCATCGCGGACGTCGCCGCGCACGTCGACCCGGGTGGCGCGCTGGAGGCCGAGACCTGGCGGCGGGGGCAGACCATCTACCTGCCCGACGGGCACGTGCCGCTGCACCCACTGACGCTCAGCGAAGGCGCCGCCAGCCTGCTGCCCGACGACGACCGGGCCGCCGTGGTCTGGACCATCGACCTGGACGCCGACGGCGGCACGGTGGCCGTCGAGCTGGAACGCGCCCTGGTCCGCAGTCGGGCCAAGCTCGACTACACCGGGGTGCAGGCGGCGGCGGATGCCGGGCGGCTGCCCGAGCCGATCGCGCTGCTGCCCGAGATCGGTGACCGGCTGACCGCCCGGGGCCTGCATCGAGGCGCCATCAACCTGCCGCTGCCCGAGCAGGACGTGGAGCCCGACGGCGACGGCTGGCGCCTGGTGCTGCGCGGCCCGGTTCCCATGGAGGAGCACAACGCGCAGATCTCGCTGCTGACCGGGATGGCTGCCGCCGACATCATGCTCGCCGGCCGGATCGGCCTGCTGCGCACCATGCCGGCACCGAAGCCGGAGGCGGTGCAGCGGTTGCGGGCCGCCGCCGCGCCGCTGGGCGTCCACTGGCCGGACGACGCGGGCCCGGGCGAGGTGATCGCCGGGCTGGACGCCGCCCAGCCGCGAGCCGCCGCGTTCATCGACCAGGCGGCCGAGCTGATGCGCGGCGCGGCGTACACCGCGTTCGACGGGACGGTGCCCGAGCAGCCGGAGCACGGCGGTGTGGCCGCCGCGTACGCCCACGTCACGGCGCCGTTGCGGCGCCTGGCCGACCGGTACGCCACCGAGGTCTGCCTGGCCCTGCACGCGGGCCGGCCGGTGCCCGACTGGGTGCGCGCCGCGCTGCCCCGACTGCCCGAGGTGATGGCCACGACCGACCGGACCGCCTCGGCGGCCAGCCGGGGCGCCGTCGAGCTGGCCGAGGCGGTGCTGCTGGCACACCGGGTGGGCGAGACCTTCGACGCGGCGGTGCTGGACGTGGACGCCCCACCGAACGGCCGCTCCCGGCCCCGACCGCCCGGCGGAACGGTGGCCCTGGACGCCCCGCCGGTACGCGCCCGCTGCCTCGGCGAACTCCCACTCGGCGAACGGGTCCGGGTCCGGCTGGTCACCGCCGACCCGGCGGCCCGCACGGTCCTGTTCGAGCTGGCCTGA